One region of Pristis pectinata isolate sPriPec2 chromosome 30, sPriPec2.1.pri, whole genome shotgun sequence genomic DNA includes:
- the rbp3 gene encoding retinol-binding protein 3: MAASAFIFLALLLLQHVPTSEMFQSTLMLDMAQVLLDKYCFPENLVGMKEAIGQVNQSGDILRVTDPQTLAEMLTSGVQGALNDPRLLVTYEPGATPSEPVDLPPPSPEILMALIQNSIKFEILENNVGYLRIDHIIEEDLVKMVGPILVDTIWKSMVATNAMIIDLRYSSSGKVSGIPFIISYFCDSNPAIHIDSIYDRPSNTTKDLWTLPVLLGERYDKDKDVLVLTSRNTQGVAEDVAYILKHLGRGLLVGERTAGGSLNVQKFRIGSSDFFITVPLSRSISPITGQSWEVNGVFPCVPVNADRALEKATSILAVRKEMPNVIQKVTQLLGEYYSYVDHVPSLALQVAKIARSAVTSERDLAAKLNYELQAISEDPRLMISVGPEPPVTRERSPDEDLPTDVNYLRQIVDAVFQVEILPGNTGYLRFDVFPTESALTKLSPYIVEKVWEPIQDTDNLIIDLRYNVGGTSAAVPVLLSYFQDRTPPVRLYTVFNRLNNSTREFSTLPDLDGSSYGSKKGVYVLTSHRTATAAEELAYLMQSLSRATVVGEITSGTLLHSQSFHIENTNMFITIPFINFIDNNGESWLGGGVVPDAIVLAEDAMDKAKDVLMFHAKVFKLVEDTGNLLNVHYAIPEVAAKVSSLLSSKWQDGLYRSVVDYESLAAQLTSDLKETSGDHRFHVFYSESAPEVLDDHVGRIPSAEELDHIIQALFKVEVLPNNIGYLRFDMMADAEIINVIVPQLLDQVWNKLVSTDLLIIDMRYNVGGYSTAIPILCSYFFDSEPIRHLYTVFTRSSSSSLEIWTLPKVLGQRYGSNKDVYILTSHITGSAAEAFTRAMKDLNRATVIGEPTIGGALSVATYQIENSNLYVSIPNQVALSAVTGKAWSVSGAEPHVLVQANEAMGVALGIIELRAKVAAIVRTAGKLVADNYAFAEAGAKVAGQIADLVQEGKYNVINSELELAQKLSEDLQKLSGDKHLKVAHIPDNLKDHIPSVVPMPIPPPEMFEDLIKFAFQTKVFENAVGYLRFDMFGDIELITQVSDLMVTHVWNKIAHTIALIVDLRNNIGGPTSSIPALCSYFFDDGNPVLLDTVYNRPIDTTSEIWTIPWLAGERYGSKRELIVLTSNVTSGAAEQFAFVMKRVGRALIVGELTSGGCHPPQTYHVDDTNLYLTMPTVRSSSPDGTFWEGAGVAPHIEVPAATALETAKEILRSHLHGRT; encoded by the exons ATGGCGGCAAGTGCGTTCATTTTCCTGGCGCTTCTATTGCTGCAGCATGTGCCCACCAGCGAGATGTTTCAATCCACGCTGATGCTGGACATGGCTCAGGTCCTACTGGATAAGTACTGCTTCCCAGAAAACCTAGTTGGGATGAAAGAGGCCATCGGGCAAGTCAATCAGAGCGGCGACATACTGCGTGTGACTGATCCCCAAACTCTTGCTGAAATGTTGACCTCGGGGGTCCAGGGGGCTCTGAACGACCCCCGGCTGCTGGTCACGTACGAGCCCGGGGCGACGCCCTCTGAACCCGTCGACCTCCCTCCCCCGAGCCCCGAGATACTCATGGCCTTGATCCAAAATTCAATTAAGTTCGAAATTTTGGAAAATAACGTGGGCTACTTGAGAATTGACCACATTATTGAAGAGGACCTCGTCAAAATGGTTGGCCCGATTCTGGTGGACACGATTTGGAAATCCATGGTGGCCACCAACGCGATGATCATCGACCTCCGCTACAGCAGCAGCGGAAAGGTCTCTGGTATCCCTTTCATTATATCTTACTTTTGCGATTCGAACCCTGCAATTCACATCGACTCCATCTATGACCGACCGTCCAATACCACAAAGGATCTCTGGACCCTGCCCGTTCTGTTGGGTGAAAGATACGACAAGGATAAAGACGTTCTGGTGCTCACCAGCAGGAACACCCAAGGGGTGGCCGAGGACGTGGCTTACATCCTGAAGCACTTGGGCCGTGGCCTGTTGGTGGGGGAGCGGACAGCGGGAGGCTCGCTCAACGTCCAGAAGTTCCGCATTGGCTCGTCTGACTTCTTCATCACCGTTCCCCTCTCCAGGTCAATCAGCCCCATCACCGGTCAGAGCTGGGAAGTGAACGGTGTGTTCCCGTGTGTGCCTGTGAATGCAGATCGAGCCCTTGAGAAAGCCACCTCTATTCTAGCCGTAAGGAAGGAGATGCCCAATGTAATCCAGAAGGTCACCCAACTGTTGGGCGAGTACTATTCCTACGTGGACCATGTACCTTCTCTGGCCCTTCAAGTTGCTAAAATTGCTCGCTCGGCTGTGACTTCGGAGCGAGATCTAGCAGCAAAACTTAACTATGAGCTTCAGGCCATCTCTGAAGATCCTCGTCTGATGATCAGCGTAGGGCCAGAACCTCCGGTCACCAGAGAACGGAGCCCAGATGAAGACTTACCAACGGATGTCAATTATCTCCGGCAGATTGTCGACGCTGTGTTTCAAGTGGAGATCTTACCGGGAAATACCGGCTACTTAAGATTTGACGTGTTTCCCACTGAGTCGGCGCTGACAAAACTGAGCCCCTACATAGTTGAGAAAGTGTGGGAGCCGATTCAAGACACTGACAATTTAATTATAGATCTCAGGTACAATGTGGGTGGCACTTCCGCCGCTGTACCGGTGTTGCTCTCATATTTCCAGGACCGAACCCCACCCGTTCGCTTGTACACCGTATTCAACAGGCTGAACAACTCCACCAGAGAATTCTCCACTCTTCCTGATTTGGATGGGAGCTCTTATGGATCAAAAAAGGGTGTCTATGTGCTGACCAGCCATCGCACTGCCACGGCGGCAGAGGAGCTAGCCTACCTGATGCAGTCACTCAGCAGGGCCACCGTGGTTGGCGAGATCACATCCGGCACCCTTCTTCACTCGCAGTCTTTCCACATCGAAAATACCAATATGTTTATTACCATCCCTTTCATAAACTTTATAGATAATAATGGGGAGAGTTGGCTCGGCGGCGGCGTGGTGCCTGATGCCATAGTATTGGCGGAAGACGCAATGGATAAGGCGAAGGATGTTCTAATGTTCCACGCTAAAGTGTTTAAGCTGGTGGAGGACACTGGAAATCTCCTGAATGTCCACTATGCCATCCCAGAGGTGGCTGCCAAGGTCAGCTCGCTGCTCAGTTCCAAGTGGCAGGACGGCTTGTACCGCTCTGTTGTGGACTACGAGTCGCTGGCTGCTCAGTTGACCTCCGACCTGAAGGAGACCTCTGGTGACCACCGCTTTCACGTCTTCTACAGCGAGAGCGCGCCTGAGGTCCTGGACGACCACGTAGGCAGAATCCCTTCCGCAGAGGAATTGGACCACATCATTCAAGCCCTCTTCAAGGTTGAAGTGTTGCCAAACAACATTGGGTACCTACGTTTTGATATGATGGCCGACGCAGAAATCATCAACGTTATTGTCCCACAATTACTGGACCAAGTATGGAACAAACTGGTCTCTACCGACCTTCTCATTATTGACATGAGATACAACGTCGGTGGATATTCAACTGCAATTCCAATTTTATGCTCTTACTTCTTTGACTCTGAACCTATCCGTCATCTTTATACTGTGTTTACCCGCTCCTCCTCGTCCAGTTTGGAAATATGGACACTGCCCAAGGTACTTGGCCAAAGATACGGCTCCAATAAGGATGTCTATATCCTAACCAGTCATATCACGGGCTCTGCTGCAGAGGCGTTCACCAGAGCAATGAAGGACTTGAACAGGGCGACGGTGATCGGGGAGCCAACGATTGGAGGTGCCTTGTCCGTAGCCACTTACCAGATAGAAAATAGCAACCTCTATGTATCCATTCCAAATCAAGTTGCACTGAGCGCTGTGACTGGGAAGGCTTGGAGCGTGTCCGGTGCTGAACCGCATGTTTTGGTCCAAGCCAATGAAGCTATGGGCGTGGCCCTCGGCATCATCGAGCTTCGGGCCAAGGTTGCCGCGATTGTGCGCACGGCCGGCAAGTTGGTGGCTGATAATTACGCGTTTGCGGAAGCCGGTGCCAAGGTAGCGGGGCAGATCGCCGACCTAGTTCAAGAGGGGAAGTACAATGTCATTAATTCCGAGCTTGAGCTGGCTCAGAAGTTATCGGAGGACCTGCAGAAACTCTCGGGTGACAAACATCTCAAGGTAGCGCATATCCCGGACAATCTGAAGGACCATATCCCCAGTGTCGTCCCCATGCCG ATTCCACCTCCTGAGATGTTTGAAGACTTGATTAAATTTGCCTTCCAGACGAAAGTGTTTGAGAATGCTGTCGGCTACCTCCGGTTCGACATGTTCGGCGACATTGAATTAATTACCCAAGTCTCGGACCTGATGGTGACTCATGTATGGAATAAAATCGCGCACACCATTGCATTGATTGTGGACCTGAG GAATAATATTGGAGGACCCACCTCTTCTATCCCAGCCCTGTGTTCCTACTTCTTTGACGATGGGAACCCGGTGCTCCTGGATACAGTTTACAATAGACCTATTGACACAACCTCCGAAATATGGACCATTCCATGGTTGGCAG GGGAGCGATATGGTTCTAAGCGGGAGCTAATCGTCCTCACAAGCAACGTCACTTCGGGAGCCGCGGAGCAATTCGCCTTCGTGATGAAGAGAGTGGGAAGAGCTCTGATCGTGGGCGAGTTGACGAGCGGCGGATGTCACCCTCCACAAACCTACCATGTAGACGACACCAACCTCTACCTGACCATGCCGACCGTCAGGTCGTCCAGTCCGGATGGAACATTCTGGGAAGGAGCCGGAGTCGCACCTCACATCGAGGTGCCCGCTGCCACAGCGCTGGAGACAGCTAAAGAGATTCTGAGAAGCCACTTGCACGGACGTACCTAA